Proteins co-encoded in one Candidatus Nomurabacteria bacterium genomic window:
- a CDS encoding fibronectin type III domain-containing protein, which yields MKRALSVVLFTALLATFLPVGVYAADQSAPNISGVEVTDVTETSVTVTWETDENADSAVNYGLQPDYGIVRVPVADRTTHSITLDNLEPGRVYYFRVVSADDSGNQGISADYRVQTSGTPQTGDGQSSSDGQGTAAGDGSSSQTETTTTSQTQSQTTQEIIEQINEITNPEQLQEILNETVKAIEGITEDLTIVGPPTVIPETTTAIVKWTTDREATSKVLFSATRGFDGVNYAYAQESTAGDTTEHEVQLIGLTAFTDYSFKVVSTDTFGITGESRNYTFQTKATMPEIRNLRVVKVEENSATLAWDTNVPTKALVEYQDQTTGEQQSVGRPTLATTHQMRLSDLTLGTRYVAFVTAENSGGDRVRSQPIQFITVRDIAPPIITNVTNESTLFPGGESRIQTIVEWDTDEPASCLMTYQEGVAGGTDAYTIEKEQVEYKTSHVEVVVDFAPATVYQFYLDCVDEAGNDIRSENFVLFTPIQEKNIIDLILENFESTFGWVKNIGG from the coding sequence ATGAAACGAGCTCTTTCGGTCGTACTTTTCACAGCACTGCTTGCTACGTTCTTGCCTGTAGGCGTGTACGCTGCAGATCAGTCAGCTCCAAATATTTCTGGTGTGGAAGTAACTGATGTAACCGAAACCAGTGTCACGGTTACCTGGGAGACCGACGAAAATGCTGACTCAGCAGTAAACTATGGCCTCCAACCCGACTACGGTATCGTTCGTGTGCCGGTGGCTGATCGCACGACTCACTCTATTACGCTTGATAACCTTGAGCCTGGTCGTGTGTATTACTTCAGAGTAGTCTCAGCTGATGACAGTGGCAATCAAGGCATTTCAGCGGATTACCGCGTACAGACTTCGGGCACACCACAGACCGGTGATGGTCAGTCGTCCTCAGATGGGCAGGGAACAGCTGCCGGTGATGGAAGTAGTTCGCAAACAGAGACGACCACCACCTCACAGACGCAGAGTCAGACAACCCAAGAAATTATTGAGCAAATTAACGAAATCACTAACCCCGAGCAGTTACAGGAAATTCTTAACGAAACCGTGAAGGCAATTGAGGGTATTACGGAGGATCTCACTATTGTGGGTCCGCCAACGGTAATCCCAGAAACAACCACTGCCATAGTAAAATGGACAACAGACCGTGAAGCAACGTCAAAAGTGCTCTTTTCAGCAACTCGTGGCTTTGACGGAGTAAATTATGCGTATGCCCAAGAGTCAACCGCTGGCGATACTACCGAACATGAAGTACAGCTCATCGGTCTCACTGCTTTCACTGATTATAGTTTCAAAGTGGTCTCTACTGATACGTTCGGTATTACTGGTGAAAGTCGTAATTACACCTTCCAGACCAAAGCAACAATGCCTGAGATTCGAAACTTGCGCGTGGTCAAGGTGGAAGAAAACTCAGCTACGCTGGCCTGGGACACAAATGTTCCAACCAAGGCGTTGGTTGAATATCAAGACCAAACCACTGGTGAACAACAGTCTGTCGGCCGTCCAACGCTAGCAACAACGCACCAGATGCGTTTGTCAGACCTTACGCTGGGTACTAGATACGTAGCCTTTGTGACTGCGGAAAACTCTGGTGGTGATCGCGTACGTAGTCAGCCAATTCAGTTCATTACCGTCCGAGACATTGCACCACCGATTATTACCAACGTGACTAATGAATCAACGTTATTCCCCGGGGGTGAGTCACGCATTCAGACGATTGTTGAATGGGATACCGACGAGCCAGCGTCGTGTCTTATGACATACCAGGAAGGTGTGGCTGGCGGTACTGATGCATATACGATTGAGAAAGAGCAAGTTGAGTATAAGACAAGCCATGTTGAAGTAGTAGTAGATTTTGCCCCGGCTACGGTGTATCAGTTTTACCTTGATTGTGTTGACGAAGCGGGGAATGACATTCGGTCAGAAAACTTTGTGCTGTTTACGCCAATTCAAGAAAAGAACATCATTGACTTGATTCTCGAAAACTTTGAATCAACCTTTGGATGGGTCAAAAATATCGGTGGCTAG
- a CDS encoding ABC transporter ATP-binding protein: protein MAKPLIVARDLSIIYNQGKSNEFKALQGVNTDIYEGEYIILFGPSGCGKSTLMYSIQGSLPPGEGTLLIKGDDVYAYPPAERVYFQRHVMGIIFQQFNLIMSLSVLDNVALPMIFCDADKATRERRAQALLDRFGVGHVSHKLPMMLSGGQQQRVSVARSMVNDPKILLADEPTGNLDSVSTQQVMDKIDEINTFDRRTIIMVSHNAAHLSYAHRVYYLKDGWILREVVNPQRKQIKPVNEGETIVTELEQLARLYPYDSVETWRVKSMVNFLTQQYTFDQLGKLERAINFFIQGKIDRDAFIKALMMPLERGGVEISEKEARHMAGVVAKMMDQAADVRRFRARKENDNVFFSQHKLAERLKEHLLHQYHIKLTKEQDTNMTELIADRVTGVIEEPAMNERMLQGIRAGGLGLSEREADDLTRYFEKVIAQGVDVDYKK, encoded by the coding sequence ATGGCAAAACCGCTCATTGTAGCTCGGGATCTTTCGATTATTTACAATCAGGGTAAATCGAATGAATTTAAAGCCCTGCAAGGGGTGAATACTGACATCTACGAAGGTGAGTACATTATTTTGTTCGGTCCGTCAGGCTGTGGAAAATCTACACTCATGTACTCCATTCAAGGTTCTTTACCGCCAGGTGAGGGAACGCTTCTTATCAAGGGTGATGACGTGTATGCGTATCCGCCTGCAGAGCGCGTGTATTTTCAGCGCCACGTGATGGGTATTATTTTTCAGCAATTCAACCTCATCATGTCACTATCAGTGCTTGATAACGTGGCTCTGCCAATGATTTTTTGCGATGCCGATAAAGCAACGAGAGAACGACGTGCCCAGGCTCTGCTTGATCGTTTTGGGGTAGGACATGTTTCCCATAAGCTGCCCATGATGCTCTCTGGAGGACAGCAGCAGCGTGTGTCAGTAGCGCGGTCAATGGTTAACGACCCTAAAATTCTTTTGGCTGACGAGCCAACGGGAAACCTCGACTCGGTTTCTACGCAACAGGTGATGGATAAAATTGACGAAATTAACACGTTTGATCGCCGAACGATTATCATGGTGTCACATAATGCGGCGCATCTTAGTTATGCGCACCGTGTGTACTATCTAAAAGATGGTTGGATTTTACGCGAGGTCGTCAATCCGCAACGAAAGCAAATCAAGCCTGTAAATGAGGGAGAGACAATTGTAACTGAGCTTGAGCAGCTTGCCCGTTTGTATCCGTACGATTCGGTGGAGACATGGCGCGTTAAAAGTATGGTTAATTTTTTAACCCAACAATATACATTTGATCAGCTTGGCAAGCTTGAGCGTGCAATCAATTTCTTCATCCAAGGCAAAATTGACCGGGACGCTTTCATAAAGGCTCTCATGATGCCGCTTGAGCGAGGAGGAGTCGAGATTTCGGAAAAAGAAGCACGTCACATGGCTGGCGTGGTGGCAAAGATGATGGATCAGGCAGCCGACGTGCGAAGGTTTAGAGCGAGAAAAGAAAATGACAACGTGTTCTTTAGTCAGCATAAGCTTGCAGAGCGTCTAAAGGAACATTTATTGCACCAGTATCATATTAAGCTTACCAAAGAACAAGATACCAACATGACCGAGCTCATTGCTGACCGTGTGACGGGCGTAATCGAGGAACCTGCTATGAACGAACGAATGTTGCAAGGTATTCGAGCTGGCGGACTCGGCCTGTCTGAGCGTGAAGCCGATGATCTTACTCGATACTTTGAAAAAGTCATCGCTCAAGGCGTTGATGTAGACTATAAGAAATAA
- a CDS encoding ABC transporter permease — translation MRVQDLASLSTRMFKTNPMRTWLTILGMGVGTGAVVVLVGLGFGLQQIILEQIVFGETLLSLGVSSTGAQGLRLTPETVTSFENMTEVLDAAPLARFPALITFKGLTGNVFVQGVEPPYLRYAGVTAQAGTVFTDEDAGDANSIMISPATLKLFGVADDEMDSFIGQKVSIRLLVPANDGTDNVNEILIDKEYTVRGITKEEAVLNVMMMLPELRNHVGIEEYERIQVRVDTNENLPIVEERLIEEGYRVSALSKTVEQASKIFQGIQVVLATFGGIALVVSAIGMFNTMTVTLLERTKEIGIMRTIGASPNDVKYLFVSESIVVGFLGGLSGILMGVVLGVTVNVFLNIVAGQFGGQSVRLFSFPLDFLSFIALFSAAVGYLTGIFPASRASKLNPLDAIRYE, via the coding sequence ATGCGTGTACAAGATCTTGCATCACTCTCCACTCGAATGTTTAAAACGAACCCAATGCGTACGTGGTTGACGATTCTTGGTATGGGAGTAGGGACCGGAGCCGTGGTAGTTTTGGTGGGACTCGGTTTCGGTTTGCAGCAAATTATTTTGGAGCAAATTGTGTTCGGTGAAACGCTGCTTTCGCTCGGTGTTTCCTCTACCGGAGCACAAGGCCTACGTCTTACGCCAGAAACAGTAACGAGCTTTGAAAATATGACTGAAGTGCTTGACGCTGCGCCGCTGGCACGTTTTCCGGCACTTATTACCTTTAAGGGTCTTACCGGCAACGTTTTCGTGCAAGGAGTCGAACCACCATATTTGCGCTACGCTGGTGTGACCGCACAAGCTGGCACGGTGTTTACTGATGAAGATGCTGGAGACGCTAATTCAATCATGATTTCACCAGCAACCCTTAAGTTGTTTGGTGTGGCTGATGACGAGATGGATAGTTTTATTGGCCAAAAAGTTTCTATTCGTCTTCTGGTGCCTGCAAATGATGGAACGGACAACGTAAACGAAATTCTGATTGATAAAGAGTACACCGTGAGAGGCATCACCAAAGAGGAGGCTGTTTTGAACGTCATGATGATGTTGCCAGAATTGCGTAATCACGTCGGTATTGAAGAGTACGAGCGCATACAGGTGCGTGTGGATACGAATGAAAATCTGCCAATCGTAGAAGAACGCTTGATTGAAGAGGGGTATAGAGTGTCAGCTCTCTCCAAGACAGTGGAGCAGGCGTCAAAAATCTTCCAGGGTATCCAGGTGGTACTTGCCACGTTCGGAGGTATTGCCCTCGTTGTGTCTGCTATTGGTATGTTCAACACGATGACCGTTACTTTGCTCGAGCGTACTAAAGAAATTGGAATCATGCGTACTATCGGTGCCTCGCCTAATGATGTGAAATATCTCTTCGTGTCGGAGTCTATTGTGGTAGGTTTTCTCGGCGGTCTTAGCGGTATTTTGATGGGGGTCGTTCTGGGGGTGACGGTGAATGTTTTCCTCAATATTGTGGCTGGACAATTTGGTGGCCAGTCGGTAAGGCTGTTCTCATTCCCACTGGACTTTTTGAGCTTTATTGCACTTTTTTCTGCGGCTGTAGGATACTTGACCGGTATTTTCCCAGCCAGCCGTGCATCAAAACTAAACCCGCTTGATGCAATCAGATATGAGTAG
- a CDS encoding DUF4215 domain-containing protein, translated as MKYLFFFFTLNILVVPTFLLAATLDYATTTLSVSICGNSIVDSGEQCDVPGETGVYSQTIAGRQCTASCNFGPYCGDGILQTVHGEECDDGNNDNGDFCSALCKIEPAGSGGGGSSGGGSSGGGGSSKSVGDTLISIIGRAYPSRTINFLLDTETVGTVRSGSDGRFEFTTEADPGTATLGIWANDDSGNRSITLNNTFDVTQGAITNINGVILPPTISVPSQNVDPGAAVTVSGQSVPGSTVELHVDNSSLIEKATAGSDGKWSILFDTSKISIAEHTLRARTITDTPPLTTNSSFSASLQLFVGVEGRATTPSDLNRDGFINLIDFSILIFWWQTDGGDSNPPADINGNGRVSLEDFSILLFNWSG; from the coding sequence ATGAAGTACCTCTTCTTTTTCTTCACCCTAAACATTCTTGTGGTGCCAACTTTTCTGCTGGCAGCAACACTCGATTACGCAACTACTACGCTAAGTGTAAGTATTTGTGGAAACTCTATTGTGGATTCGGGCGAACAGTGCGATGTGCCTGGAGAGACTGGAGTGTACAGTCAAACAATTGCAGGTAGGCAGTGTACAGCTTCCTGCAATTTTGGTCCGTACTGTGGTGACGGTATTCTCCAGACCGTACACGGAGAAGAGTGTGATGATGGTAATAATGATAACGGTGATTTTTGCTCCGCGCTTTGTAAAATTGAGCCAGCAGGTTCTGGCGGCGGCGGTTCGTCTGGCGGCGGTTCGTCTGGCGGCGGCGGAAGCTCAAAAAGTGTTGGTGATACTTTAATCAGCATCATCGGAAGAGCGTATCCCTCTCGTACAATAAACTTTCTTCTTGATACAGAGACCGTAGGCACGGTTCGTTCAGGCAGTGACGGACGTTTTGAATTTACAACCGAGGCAGATCCAGGCACAGCTACGTTAGGCATCTGGGCTAATGACGATAGTGGTAACCGCTCAATCACTCTTAACAACACGTTTGATGTAACGCAAGGCGCAATTACAAACATCAATGGTGTCATTCTGCCGCCAACCATTTCTGTGCCCAGCCAGAATGTTGATCCGGGTGCTGCGGTAACAGTGTCGGGACAAAGTGTGCCAGGGTCAACCGTAGAACTGCATGTTGACAATAGTTCACTTATTGAAAAAGCAACGGCGGGTAGCGACGGTAAGTGGAGTATTCTTTTTGACACCTCTAAGATTTCAATAGCCGAACACACGCTGCGTGCTCGTACTATTACTGATACACCCCCACTTACTACCAATAGTAGCTTTAGTGCCTCACTGCAGCTGTTTGTTGGTGTTGAAGGTCGCGCGACCACGCCATCTGATCTTAATCGTGATGGGTTCATAAACTTGATTGACTTTTCTATTCTGATTTTCTGGTGGCAGACTGACGGCGGTGACTCAAATCCACCAGCAGATATCAATGGTAATGGGCGAGTGAGTCTGGAAGACTTTTCTATTTTACTTTTCAACTGGAGTGGCTAA